The following are encoded in a window of uncultured Ilyobacter sp. genomic DNA:
- a CDS encoding TonB-dependent receptor, whose protein sequence is MKRKLFIGALLVCSVNLFGAEDEFFLEENISTARLGESVVTAERFETNVRNTSKNITVITREDIEKKGAVNIIEALEGVPGVKATSAFGIGMIDIRGEGGVHSGNALILVDGIKQNPVDSGSARINNIDIENVEKIEVIPGGGAVIYGDGAVGGVVNIVTRTAASKDGYRSIFAEAGNNDSGGYGVSFGEKLTDDLLLQFNYTDRNNGGYRDNGDYDTENIETNLKYMLSETNEISYKYGRYEEEYGLPGSLTKDEVEKDRKQTNDPNKDAEYITDSHTLSYSTRLKSNLDFTVDGNFRKSNYESFKDGVTNYEYNNYQYMIKPKFKLSYGKGSHVILGYDYYQGKAEVTNSFGKTVDRDFEKTSDSFFALNTYQWEKFQFVQGIRYEKTSYDISYPGKTYNENSQYNTALDLSLNYLYSQTGSTYISYTKGYRTPNTSELGASSDDIREQTHEYFELGIKDIILNSYVSASLFKFNAEDEIYLDKDDTTGGASGTNKNLEGESEKLGLELFAEQYLGKLTLSQTFTYLDTEMQDGPYEGKEVPGIPKYSFNLGANYQFTDRFRGNASLNYVGESYYNSDFNNQGEKIEEYITVDTRLTYDFKNGLEIYTGVNNIFGEEYYEYAKYSGGSYTYYPAPERTYYAGLRYNF, encoded by the coding sequence ATGAAAAGGAAGTTATTTATAGGGGCATTGCTTGTCTGTTCTGTAAATCTGTTTGGAGCAGAGGACGAGTTCTTTCTGGAGGAAAATATTTCTACAGCAAGGCTTGGAGAAAGTGTTGTAACTGCAGAAAGATTTGAGACAAATGTGAGAAACACCTCAAAGAACATCACTGTAATAACAAGAGAGGATATCGAAAAAAAGGGTGCTGTAAATATAATTGAAGCCTTGGAAGGGGTTCCAGGAGTTAAAGCTACAAGTGCTTTCGGTATTGGTATGATTGATATTAGAGGAGAAGGAGGAGTTCACTCTGGTAATGCTTTAATTCTTGTGGACGGTATAAAACAAAATCCTGTAGACAGCGGATCAGCAAGAATTAACAATATTGATATTGAAAATGTAGAGAAAATTGAAGTAATCCCAGGAGGAGGGGCTGTCATATATGGTGACGGGGCTGTAGGAGGTGTGGTGAATATAGTTACGAGAACTGCTGCTTCCAAAGATGGATACAGGTCCATTTTTGCAGAAGCCGGAAACAATGATTCTGGAGGTTACGGGGTGAGTTTCGGAGAAAAACTTACAGATGATCTTCTTCTACAGTTTAATTACACAGATAGAAATAACGGAGGCTACAGAGATAACGGAGACTATGATACGGAAAATATTGAAACGAATCTTAAATATATGCTTTCTGAAACAAATGAAATTTCATATAAATACGGGCGTTATGAAGAAGAATATGGTCTTCCTGGATCCTTGACAAAAGATGAAGTTGAGAAGGACAGAAAACAGACAAATGATCCAAATAAAGATGCTGAATATATAACAGACTCTCATACTCTGAGTTATAGTACAAGATTAAAAAGTAATCTGGATTTTACGGTTGACGGGAACTTTAGAAAAAGTAACTATGAATCATTTAAAGACGGTGTAACCAACTATGAATATAACAACTATCAGTATATGATAAAGCCAAAATTTAAACTTTCATACGGGAAAGGATCTCATGTTATTCTTGGATACGATTACTATCAAGGTAAGGCTGAAGTTACAAACTCTTTTGGTAAGACTGTAGATCGTGATTTTGAAAAAACTTCAGACAGTTTCTTTGCTCTAAATACATATCAATGGGAAAAATTCCAATTTGTACAGGGAATAAGATATGAAAAAACATCTTATGATATTTCATATCCAGGAAAAACATATAACGAAAACAGCCAGTACAATACTGCTTTAGATCTTTCTTTAAACTACCTATATTCTCAAACAGGGAGCACATATATTTCCTACACCAAAGGCTACAGGACTCCAAACACAAGTGAGTTGGGAGCTTCTTCAGATGATATCAGGGAACAGACCCATGAGTATTTTGAACTTGGGATAAAAGATATTATTTTAAACTCCTATGTTAGTGCAAGTTTGTTTAAATTTAATGCAGAAGATGAAATTTATTTGGATAAAGATGATACAACCGGAGGGGCTAGCGGAACCAATAAAAACCTTGAAGGAGAGAGTGAAAAGCTTGGATTAGAACTCTTTGCAGAGCAGTATTTGGGTAAGCTGACTCTTAGTCAAACATTTACATATCTTGATACAGAGATGCAGGACGGCCCATATGAAGGGAAAGAAGTTCCTGGAATACCAAAATACAGCTTTAATCTCGGTGCTAATTATCAATTTACTGACAGATTCAGGGGAAATGCATCTCTAAATTATGTTGGTGAATCATACTACAATTCAGACTTTAATAATCAAGGGGAAAAAATAGAGGAGTACATAACTGTGGATACGAGACTGACATATGATTTTAAAAATGGTCTTGAAATATACACCGGTGTAAACAATATATTTGGTGAAGAGTATTATGAGTATGCCAAGTACAGCGGAGGAAGCTATACATACTATCCTGCACCTGAAAGAACTTATTATGCAGGACTCAGATATAACTTCTAA
- a CDS encoding TonB-dependent receptor encodes MKKKLFIGALLVCSTLALGAEEDFFQGDSVATTRLEESVITSERFETTVRNTPKNITIVTRDDIDKKGAKDVFEALEGIPGVKPSKAFGLGFIELRGTDGVVVLVDGVRQNPVDGGTTRVSTISIENIERIEVIPGGGSVMYGDGVIGGVINIITRTSATSEGYRSIFSEAGNNGLFNYGVSYGDKITDNLLLQLNYTDNNYDGYRDNGFHDTENIEVGVKYLMSDTEALSFKYGNYTEGYGAPGGITKAQLDTDRNQATSAAAEKYEGEYEDDSYTLSYNKKLSENIEFIIDGNYRETDLGSELGWGAYEYELSNHSVKPKLKLGYGENSHIVLGYDYYFGEAEVSKWGGAGEVGRDLEKTSDSFFAINTFNWDKFQFTQGIRYEKSSYDLTADQTLEPGKTYNEDTQYNTAIDLSVNYLYSDTGSAFISYTSGFRTPNTDELASAPDEGLKEQTHDYIELGVKDTIFNSFVSASVYKFVAQNEIYWDKSINYPFGGYNNYDGETDKIGAEVFAEQYIGKFTFKETFTYLDAEMDVEQSDGSFEKKEIPGVSKYVCSLGADYQATDKLLLSTTANYRGNSYAYGDSDNDGEKVDSYITLDAKISYDFKNGLKIYGGVNNIFNEEYNDYVYYNAVYAAYSPGKYPSYYPAPERNYYLGFKYNF; translated from the coding sequence ATGAAAAAGAAGTTGTTTATAGGGGCGTTGTTAGTATGTTCCACTCTTGCATTGGGAGCAGAGGAGGATTTTTTTCAGGGAGATAGCGTAGCTACTACCAGGCTTGAAGAGAGTGTGATCACATCAGAAAGGTTTGAAACAACTGTTAGAAATACACCTAAAAACATCACGATTGTTACTAGGGATGATATCGATAAAAAGGGAGCAAAGGATGTATTTGAAGCTCTTGAAGGTATCCCAGGAGTAAAACCATCTAAAGCTTTCGGTCTTGGATTTATTGAGTTGAGAGGAACAGATGGGGTTGTCGTTCTCGTGGACGGAGTTAGGCAAAATCCTGTAGACGGAGGGACAACCAGAGTCAGCACAATATCCATTGAAAATATTGAGAGAATTGAAGTAATCCCTGGTGGCGGATCAGTTATGTATGGTGACGGTGTCATAGGAGGGGTTATAAATATAATCACCAGAACATCCGCCACCTCTGAAGGGTATAGATCTATCTTCTCAGAAGCCGGAAATAACGGGTTATTCAACTACGGAGTCAGCTATGGGGACAAGATAACTGATAATTTACTTCTTCAGTTGAATTATACAGACAATAATTATGACGGTTACAGGGATAATGGATTCCATGATACAGAAAATATTGAGGTCGGGGTTAAATATCTTATGTCGGACACAGAGGCTCTGTCATTTAAATACGGAAACTACACAGAGGGATACGGTGCTCCTGGAGGGATTACAAAGGCTCAGTTAGACACAGACAGGAATCAAGCTACATCAGCTGCAGCTGAAAAATACGAGGGTGAGTATGAGGATGATTCCTATACTCTGAGCTACAATAAAAAATTAAGTGAAAATATTGAATTTATAATAGACGGAAACTACAGAGAGACTGATCTGGGTTCTGAATTGGGTTGGGGGGCATACGAGTACGAGCTTTCTAACCACAGTGTAAAACCTAAACTGAAACTGGGATACGGGGAAAACTCCCATATAGTTTTAGGTTATGATTATTATTTCGGTGAAGCTGAGGTTTCTAAATGGGGTGGTGCAGGAGAAGTAGGCCGTGACCTGGAGAAAACATCGGATTCATTTTTCGCCATCAATACATTCAACTGGGATAAATTCCAATTCACTCAGGGGATAAGATATGAAAAATCTAGTTATGACCTTACTGCTGACCAGACTTTAGAACCTGGAAAAACTTATAATGAGGACACTCAATACAACACAGCCATAGATCTTTCTGTGAACTATCTCTACTCGGATACAGGAAGTGCCTTCATCTCTTACACAAGTGGATTCAGGACTCCTAATACAGATGAGCTTGCATCTGCTCCTGATGAAGGGCTTAAAGAGCAGACACATGATTACATAGAACTTGGAGTTAAAGACACGATCTTCAACTCTTTCGTAAGTGCCAGTGTTTATAAATTTGTTGCTCAAAATGAAATTTACTGGGATAAATCCATAAATTATCCATTTGGGGGTTACAACAACTACGATGGTGAAACGGATAAAATCGGAGCTGAAGTTTTCGCAGAGCAATACATAGGTAAATTTACTTTTAAAGAAACTTTTACATATCTGGATGCAGAGATGGATGTGGAACAGAGTGACGGTTCGTTTGAAAAGAAAGAGATACCTGGGGTTTCTAAATATGTTTGCAGTCTCGGAGCTGATTATCAGGCCACAGATAAACTCTTATTGAGCACTACTGCAAATTATCGTGGGAATTCGTATGCATATGGAGATTCTGATAATGACGGTGAAAAAGTTGACTCTTACATAACTTTAGATGCCAAAATTTCTTATGATTTTAAAAACGGTCTTAAAATTTACGGTGGAGTAAACAACATATTCAACGAAGAGTATAACGATTATGTTTATTACAATGCTGTTTATGCAGCATACTCCCCTGGGAAATATCCTTCATATTATCCAGCACCTGAAAGAAACTACTATTTAGGATTCAAGTACAACTTCTAA
- a CDS encoding TonB family protein, with amino-acid sequence MRYYITSILLHICLILALKIFASKKPEMQNAGQRIAVNMTALNSHKNSGKKQDLSLEKKNIPETKKKKGEKNPQTPKPAIDVKPEQKPEKKPDKKTSPIPKAKESMSSKKIPAEADGNPEQEELAAAGDPKGNSDEDKPQDKTAQTSDKNSEIGEGFVKLADGSLAAKHQGIAGLSYGFISKPEPDYPTLAKKLGYKGEMVVKVRFLINEKGNVEEVKLYTPRDKYGFSNEVEKCVRCWKLTPIMAGGKPVKMYIFKSFRFRIED; translated from the coding sequence ATGAGATATTATATAACATCGATACTACTGCACATCTGTTTAATCTTGGCGCTAAAGATTTTCGCCAGCAAGAAGCCAGAGATGCAAAACGCGGGTCAACGTATAGCCGTGAACATGACTGCTTTAAACTCACATAAAAATTCCGGAAAAAAACAAGATCTTTCCCTGGAGAAAAAAAATATCCCTGAAACCAAGAAAAAAAAGGGTGAAAAGAACCCCCAAACCCCTAAACCTGCAATTGATGTGAAACCTGAACAAAAGCCAGAGAAAAAGCCTGATAAAAAAACATCACCCATACCTAAAGCCAAAGAAAGCATGAGTTCAAAAAAAATCCCTGCGGAAGCAGATGGGAATCCAGAACAGGAAGAACTGGCAGCTGCAGGAGATCCCAAAGGGAATTCAGACGAAGACAAACCACAGGATAAAACCGCCCAAACCTCAGACAAAAACAGCGAGATCGGAGAGGGCTTTGTCAAGCTGGCAGACGGGAGCCTTGCGGCAAAACATCAGGGAATAGCAGGCCTCAGCTACGGATTTATCTCGAAGCCCGAACCAGATTATCCTACCCTGGCAAAAAAACTGGGGTACAAGGGAGAAATGGTCGTCAAGGTAAGGTTCCTCATAAACGAGAAAGGAAATGTGGAGGAGGTTAAACTCTACACACCGCGAGACAAGTACGGGTTCAGCAATGAGGTGGAAAAATGCGTCAGATGCTGGAAGCTCACCCCTATAATGGCTGGCGGAAAGCCGGTAAAGATGTACATATTCAAGAGCTTCAGGTTCAGGATAGAGGACTAG